The DNA segment AAGTGCGGGGGTACCCAAGCGGCCTACGGGGCAGGACTTAAGTTGAAAAGGAAAAAAATTCAAGATTTTTATTAAAACAGAAGAAATCCTGTGGCTTAGTGCCTTCGGGGGTTCGAATCCTCCCCCCCGCATGAGAGCCAAAAGGATTAATTGAGTGAAAAAAAATGATTTTTCAAGCAAAGCTTGAAACATATTTAAATTTTAGGAGAAAATTTAAATGAAATCAAAACAGACAAGAATTGAAGTAAAAAAAATAATTTCAAGGCTCGCAAAAGAATCAAACAAAAGAAAGGAAAAATTATGGAAGGACTTAGCTGAAAGAATAGCCAAGCCGCGCAGGAACATGGCAACAACAAATGTGTGGAAGATAGAAAAAATGGCAAAAAAATTCAAGGACAAAGTGCTTGTTGTCCCAGGAAAGATTTTAAGCGAAGGCCAGCTCACGCAAAGAGTTGAAATTGCAGCGCTTGAGTTTTCAGGAAAAGCAAAAGAAAAAATTAATTCAATGAAAGGAAATGCATTAAGCCTGAATGAATTGCTGGACAAAAAAATTGAAGCAAAAAAAATAATTATACTTAAGTAAAATTAAGTGAAAAAAAATGAAGGGAACAGTAATAGATGCAAAAGACTGCATTTTGGGGAGAATGGCCTCAAAATTAGCTGTAAGACTGCTTAACGGAGAAAAGATTTTTGTGGTGAACGCAGAAAAAGCAGTAATGACAGGGAATAAGCCATACATACTTGAACAGTACAGGAAAAGGATTGACGCATCACACAAAGGTAACCCTACAAGGAGCCCGAAATTCCCCTCAAAACCAGAAGCAATATTCAAGAGGGCAGTAAAGGGAATGCTTCCCAGAAGAAAAGAAAAAGGGGAAAGGGCACTGAAAGGCTTTAAGACATTCATTGGAATGCCAGAAGAATTCAAAAGAAAAGAAATTGTTGTACTGGAAGAAACAAAAAACAAAGGGAAAATGAATTATTTGACTCTGGAGGAATTAAGCAGAGAGCTTGGAGCAAAATGGTGAGATAAATGGAAGAAGAAAAGATAGAAGAAGCGCAAGGAGCAGAAGCAAAAGAGAAGACAAAAAAGAAGAAAACAAAAAAAAGCAGGAAATACGGCATAATAACAAAATCAAAAAAGAAGAATGCTGTAGCCAGAGCCACAATAAAGACAGGGAAAGGAAAAATAACAATAAACAAAAGGCCAATTGAAATCTTTGAACCAAAGTATGTGAGAGAATTAATTATGGAACCCTTGAACATGGCAGGAGAAGAATTAATTAAAGGAGTAGACATTGAAGTTCAAGTTAAAGGCTCGGGCTTCATGAGCCAGGCAATAGCCGCAAGAAGCACTCTTGCAAAATCGCTTGTTGAATACTATAATGACGACAAACTAAAACACAAATTTTTTAATTACGACAAACTTCTTTTAGTTGACGACCCCAGAAGGGTGGAAGCAAAAAAGCCCTTGGGCTCAAAAGCAAGGAGAAAAAAACAGAAATCAAAGAGGTGAATTATCATGATTGTTCCTGTGAGATGTTTTTCGTGCGGAAAAGTAATAGGAGAATTCTATGAAGAATTCAAGAAGAGGATGCAAAAAGGAGAGGAAGCAGCAAAAGTATTGGACGAATTAGGAATTGAAAGATACTGCTGCAGGAGAATGCTCTTAACCCAAGTGGACAAAATAGACGAAATAATGAAATACAATTATTAACGATTAAAAGGTGGATTAATGGCAGAAGAAAAAAAAACTGAAATTTCAAAGGCACCAGAAGAAAAGACACTGGTTCCTGTGGACAAATACCTGAAGGCAGGAGTGCATATAGGAACAAAATTCAAGTCCTTCTACATGAAGAGATACATATTCAAGAGAAGGCCTGACGGTCTCTTTGTAATGGACATACAGACATTGGATGAAAGAATCAGGGCAGCAGCAAAATTAGCTGCGTCATTCCCCAAAGAAAAAATCATTGTAGTATCAAGGAAATTGTATGGGAAAACACCAATAAACGAATTCGCTGACGCGATAGGGGCAAAAGCACTGACAGCAAGATTTGTTCCAGGCACCTTCACTAACCCGGGAGGAAAAGAATTCGTGGAAGCAGGATTACTGATTGCAACAGAGCCTGATGCAGACGCGCAGGCAATAGAGGAAGCCTCCTCGCTCAGAGCCCCAATAATAGCTTTGTGCAGCACAAACAACGAAACAAAAAATATTGATTTGATAATTCCGGTAAACAACAAGGGAAGGAAAAGCCTTGCATTAGTTTACTGGCTTCTCGCAAGGGAACTCCTCAAGGAAAGAGGGGAAATAAAAAGCGACGAAGAATTCAAGAAAAAAATAGAAGACTTCGAATTCAAGATAACAGAAATGAGAGAAGAAGACATAGAGCAGAAAAGAATGGAGAGAAGACCCCTTGAGAGAAGAAAGAAAATTTATGGAAGGACAGGCGAGAGAAGGGAAGAAAGAGGAGGAAGAAAGATAATAAGGGGAAGGGAAAAAAGGCCGGGAGAAAAAAGAAGAGGAAGAAGATGACAAGAGAAGCAATTGTCGCAGGCTCATTCTACCCACGCACAAGAAAAGAAATAGAAGAAGGAATCAACAAATTTTTTTTGCAGGCAAAAAAAACTGAAAAAAAATCAAATAGTGTAATAGCACCCCACGCAGGCTACTTTTATTCAGGTGGAACAGCAGCATACTCTTATTCTGCGCTTTCAGAAGCTGACTCTTATATTTTAATCGGCCCAAACCACACAGGTTTTGGAGGGGAAATTTCAGTTTACCCTGAAGGAGAATGGGAGACTCCCTTAGGGAAGATAGGGATTGACTCTGAAACAGCAAAAAAAATCATAGAAAAAATAGGCGAAGCAGAATTGGACGAAATAGCACACCTGCAGGAGCATTCCCTTGAAGTGCAGCTTCCCTTCCTTCAATTAACACAAAAAAACTTCAAGATTGTGCCCATAACTTTAATGACAGATTTTGGTGGAGCAAAAAAATTAGGGAAAGCCTTGTACGAAATAGAGAAAGAATCAAAGAAAAAGATTGCATTAGTTGCCTCAAGCGACTTCAACCATTACCTGCCTGAAGAGACAGCAAGGGAAAAGGACATGAAGGCAATAAAAAAAATTCTGGAATTGAACATAGAGGAATTCAATAAACTGGTTGAAGAAAGGATGAGCATCTGCGGCTTCAGGGCAATAGAAGCAGTAATGCAGTACGCAAAACTCAAGGGAATTAAAAAGGCAGAACTCCTTCATTACACAACTTCAGCTGAAACCTCAAAAGACAAGGCCTCAGTTGTAGGTTATGCAGCAATAAAATTCTGACAATCCTAATTTTCTGCCTTAAAAAAAGTAAATCTTTTAATTAGAAGACAGCTAATTCTATTAGTGGCAGAAAAGTCTTTGGGTTGAAGAAAATGGAGCAGGTAATGAAGGACTTGGCGTACAAGTATGCAGTAAAGAATGCATTCGAGCACGAATTCAAGGCAGACCTCAAGGCAGTAATAGGAAAGCTTATTGCACTAGACAAGGATTTCTCAAAAAATTTAAGCAAGGAAATAAAGGAAGTCAACGAAATAGTCGAAAAAGTAAATTCAATGAAAAGAGAGGGAATAGAAAGAGAATACAAGAGGTTTGAAGGCAGCTATGAACTAAAGCCTCAGGAGCAAAGGGAAGGACTGAAAGAACTGGACTGGGCTCAAGAAGGAAAAATTGTTACAAGGTTTGCCCCAAACCCCAATGCGCCATTCCACATAGGCAATGCAAGGGCAGCATACATGAGCTATGCCTACACCAAAAAATATGGGGGAAAGTTCATTCTCAGGTTTGACGACACAGACCCTAAAGTAAAGAAATCAATAGAGAATGCAGAACAAATATTTTTGGAGGACTTGGAATGGTTAGGCATAAAGACTGACACAACATACTTTGCCTCTGACAGGCTTGAAATATATTTTAGGTATATGAGGAAACTAGTTTTAATGGGAAAAGCTTATGTGTGCACGTGCCAGAAAGAAGAATGGAAGAAATGCATTGATGCCAAAAAATGGTGCCCTTGCAGGGAGCTCCCGGAAGAAGTGCAATTGGAGAGATACGATAAAATGCAGAAGCACGAGTACAAGGAAGGAAAGGCAGTATTAAGGCTGAAAACAGACTTGAATTCAGATGACCCTTCAGTAAGGGACTGGTGGATGGCAAAAATTGTGGATGAACCAGAGCACCCGAGAATAAAAGTTCCAGTCCATGTCTGGCCTTCATATAATTTTGCTTCAGCAATAGACGACCACGAATTAAATGTGACTTACATTATAAGAGGGCAGGAGCACGCGCAGAACGCAGTAAAGCAGAAGTTCCTTTATGATTATTTAGGGTGGGTTTACCCTCATGTTTCATTGATTGGAAGAATTAAATTAGAGGGAGTAATACTAAGCAAGTCAGCAATAAACAAAGGAATAGAAGAAGGACTGTATCAGGGCTACGATGACCCAAGGCTTGGAACAATAAGGGCTTTAAGGAGGAGGGGCTTCAGGGCAGAGGTAATAATTGAAGCCCTTGAAGACATTGGAATAAAAAGCTCTGACGCAACCATTTCAATGAAGGCATTAATTGCAATGAACAAGAAACTGATCGACAGGGAAGCAGAGAGATTCACCTTCATTAATGACCCCATTAAATTCGATGTTCAGTTCGTGCCCAAAATGAAAGTAGAGAAAGTAATTCACCCAGACTTCCCAGAGAGAGGGGCAAGGGCTTATGAATTGAATGAAGGCACGCAAACATTCTATGTTCCAAAAAAAGAATTAGAGGGAATAAAGGAAGGCCAGGTCGTAAGATTGAGGCACGCAGTGAACGCCAAAATAGTTGAATTAAGTGAAGAAAGGGTTTTCGCTGAATTTGTGGGAACAGGAAAACTGGAGAACAACCCAATTATTTCCTGGGTTTTAGAGGAAGTGGGAGCATCAGTCTTAATGCCTGACGCAGAAAAATTGTATGGAATAATTGATTATGAGGCTTCATTAAAGGAAACAGGGTCTTACGTGCAGTTGGAGAAGTTTGGTTACGCCATAATTGACTCAAAAGACATGCACCAACTTAATCTATGGTTCTGCCACGAATGAAAAAGGAGGAGAAAAATGAAAACAACAATAGTTGCAGCAGCTGCAATCATAATAGGGGCAGCAATTCTCATAATACTGTTCTACTGGATTCCTAGAATGAGAAACAAAGCAGAAAACGAATTAAGAAGGCTTGAGAGAGAGCACTGGAATTACGTGCAGAAAAAAACAGAAAAGAAAAGCGAAACAAAAAACTATTACAGCAAGGAACTGGCCGGAATATCAAAAGCAAAAGACAAAGAAAAAAAACTACCAGAAGCAGCAAAAATTATTACAAGACAGAGAAGGCAGGGGACAACAATAGAAGACTGCACCAGAACACTCCACGCGTCAGGCTTCAGCGAAAAAGAAATAGAAGACATCCTCGAACAGTCAGACAAAATGATGTGAAACTCCAAGAGAACAATTCCTTTTTTAAACCTTTTTTGAGGAAAACTAGTCCCTCATAATGCACTAAATTTTGCCGGTTTTTTTGATTTTTTTAACAGTGTCATCAAAATCTTTGGCTAGTTTATCGACAATTACTCTAACACCATATTTTTCCAAAGCTTTGCCAGCCCTTCCAACACCAACAACATTCACAAAGTTGCCAGCCCTTTCACCACCAACATTAAACACAAATTCGCCAGCCCTTCCAACACCAACAACATTCACAAATCTGCCGGCCCTTTCACCACCAGCAGTTTTCAATAAATCTAAAAATGGTTTTCCGGTATTTTTTATAGAAATTAATTTGGTTAATTCTTCTTTTTTAACTAGCTTTAACAACTTGGTGAATTCGCTTCCGAGTCCTTTTCTTTCAATTGAATAAATTAATGCTTTAGTTCGCCTTGATTTTAATAAATACCCATACACTTTTATTCTTTCAATTAATTCTCGCCTGCCTTTAGACAAAATCTTTCTTTCAAGCCTGAATTCTCTTTTTGCCTTTGGTGGTTTTGGCTTGTTTTTAGCCTCAATATATTCGAGTTGTTTTTTTGAAAGAACAAGCCTTCCGTCCTTTGAAATTCTTGCGCCGCCCCTTAAAAGGCGTTCAGCTTCAATAACAGCAGAAGGCGTAGGAGCACCCCTGGCCATCAAACCAAAACTTCTCATCAAAGAAGGAGCCTTTCTGGGAATAGGTCTTTTGCCTTTCATGAATTCCTCACAATAACAATAAGCTTCATACTTATATAAAAACTTTTCGTGGCAGAATTATGTAAAGCTTTTTTTGAATTTAAGCCTATGACGATGAGCAGTTTTTGAAGGAAAAAACTGCAAGGAGGTTGATTGGAAATGACTGAATTCATAAGGTTCAGCGTAGGCAAAGAACTGAAAGAGAGGCAACTAGACTTACTGGAGAAAGCCAAGAAGACAGGAAAGATAAGGATTGGAATTAATGAAACAACAAAAGCCATAGAGAGAAGCCAGGCAAAGCTTGTCCTTATAGCAGAAGACGTTAACCCTAAAGAAATAGTAATGCACTTGCCTTTATTGTGCGAAGAAAAAAAGATTCCTTATTCTTATATAAGCACAAAAAAGGAGTTAGGCGAAAAAGCAGGGATTGAGGTAGGGACAGCGTCAATTGCAATAACAGACGAGGGCAGCGCAAAAAAGGAATTGGACGAAATAGTGAAGAAGGTAAGTGAATTGAAGAAATAAAGGTAAGGTGAAAAGAGATGGCAGAAGAAAGAGGAACTCCAGCTGAAGTAGTTGAAGTACTTCAAAGGACTGGAGTGCACGGGGAAATAATCCAAGTGCTGTGCAAGATACTGGACGGCCCAGAAAAAGGAAGGGTCAAGAGAAGGAATGTCAAGGGCAGCATAAGGAAAGGGGATATCATAATATTGCTGAACACTGAAAGGGAAGCAAAAGAAATAAAGGCATAAAGAAAAAAAAAGGTGGTTTAATTGAAATGCTCTTTTTGCGGAAGAGAGGTAATTAAAGGAACGGGAAAAATTGTAGTAAAAAAAGAAGGCACAATGCATTATTTCTGTTCAAACAAATGCGAAAAAAATTTGCTGAAACTGAAGAGGAATCCATTGAAAACCAAATGGACAAAAGAATTCAGGAAACAAAAGCAATTAAGCAAGCACGAGAAAAAGAAAGAGGAAGCTCCTAAAGCAAAGAAAAAAAAGAAAAGGTGAAAAAAATGGAGAGGACTGTAATAATCGTAAAACATGATGGAATCCAGAGAGGTCTTGCAGGGGAAATAATCAGAAGG comes from the Candidatus Diapherotrites archaeon genome and includes:
- a CDS encoding 30S ribosomal protein S9; this encodes MEEEKIEEAQGAEAKEKTKKKKTKKSRKYGIITKSKKKNAVARATIKTGKGKITINKRPIEIFEPKYVRELIMEPLNMAGEELIKGVDIEVQVKGSGFMSQAIAARSTLAKSLVEYYNDDKLKHKFFNYDKLLLVDDPRRVEAKKPLGSKARRKKQKSKR
- the rpl7ae gene encoding 50S ribosomal protein L7Ae codes for the protein MTEFIRFSVGKELKERQLDLLEKAKKTGKIRIGINETTKAIERSQAKLVLIAEDVNPKEIVMHLPLLCEEKKIPYSYISTKKELGEKAGIEVGTASIAITDEGSAKKELDEIVKKVSELKK
- a CDS encoding glutamate--tRNA ligase; the encoded protein is MEQVMKDLAYKYAVKNAFEHEFKADLKAVIGKLIALDKDFSKNLSKEIKEVNEIVEKVNSMKREGIEREYKRFEGSYELKPQEQREGLKELDWAQEGKIVTRFAPNPNAPFHIGNARAAYMSYAYTKKYGGKFILRFDDTDPKVKKSIENAEQIFLEDLEWLGIKTDTTYFASDRLEIYFRYMRKLVLMGKAYVCTCQKEEWKKCIDAKKWCPCRELPEEVQLERYDKMQKHEYKEGKAVLRLKTDLNSDDPSVRDWWMAKIVDEPEHPRIKVPVHVWPSYNFASAIDDHELNVTYIIRGQEHAQNAVKQKFLYDYLGWVYPHVSLIGRIKLEGVILSKSAINKGIEEGLYQGYDDPRLGTIRALRRRGFRAEVIIEALEDIGIKSSDATISMKALIAMNKKLIDREAERFTFINDPIKFDVQFVPKMKVEKVIHPDFPERGARAYELNEGTQTFYVPKKELEGIKEGQVVRLRHAVNAKIVELSEERVFAEFVGTGKLENNPIISWVLEEVGASVLMPDAEKLYGIIDYEASLKETGSYVQLEKFGYAIIDSKDMHQLNLWFCHE
- a CDS encoding DNA-directed RNA polymerase subunit N, translated to MIVPVRCFSCGKVIGEFYEEFKKRMQKGEEAAKVLDELGIERYCCRRMLLTQVDKIDEIMKYNY
- a CDS encoding 30S ribosomal protein S28e; this encodes MAEERGTPAEVVEVLQRTGVHGEIIQVLCKILDGPEKGRVKRRNVKGSIRKGDIIILLNTEREAKEIKA
- a CDS encoding 50S ribosomal protein L13, whose amino-acid sequence is MKGTVIDAKDCILGRMASKLAVRLLNGEKIFVVNAEKAVMTGNKPYILEQYRKRIDASHKGNPTRSPKFPSKPEAIFKRAVKGMLPRRKEKGERALKGFKTFIGMPEEFKRKEIVVLEETKNKGKMNYLTLEELSRELGAKW
- the rpsB gene encoding 30S ribosomal protein S2, with amino-acid sequence MAEEKKTEISKAPEEKTLVPVDKYLKAGVHIGTKFKSFYMKRYIFKRRPDGLFVMDIQTLDERIRAAAKLAASFPKEKIIVVSRKLYGKTPINEFADAIGAKALTARFVPGTFTNPGGKEFVEAGLLIATEPDADAQAIEEASSLRAPIIALCSTNNETKNIDLIIPVNNKGRKSLALVYWLLARELLKERGEIKSDEEFKKKIEDFEFKITEMREEDIEQKRMERRPLERRKKIYGRTGERREERGGRKIIRGREKRPGEKRRGRR
- a CDS encoding 50S ribosomal protein L18e — its product is MKSKQTRIEVKKIISRLAKESNKRKEKLWKDLAERIAKPRRNMATTNVWKIEKMAKKFKDKVLVVPGKILSEGQLTQRVEIAALEFSGKAKEKINSMKGNALSLNELLDKKIEAKKIIILK
- a CDS encoding MEMO1 family protein yields the protein MTREAIVAGSFYPRTRKEIEEGINKFFLQAKKTEKKSNSVIAPHAGYFYSGGTAAYSYSALSEADSYILIGPNHTGFGGEISVYPEGEWETPLGKIGIDSETAKKIIEKIGEAELDEIAHLQEHSLEVQLPFLQLTQKNFKIVPITLMTDFGGAKKLGKALYEIEKESKKKIALVASSDFNHYLPEETAREKDMKAIKKILELNIEEFNKLVEERMSICGFRAIEAVMQYAKLKGIKKAELLHYTTSAETSKDKASVVGYAAIKF